From Streptomyces sp. NBC_01460, a single genomic window includes:
- a CDS encoding beta-N-acetylhexosaminidase, translating to MHDLIPAPVHPGDPGRCGFFLDAATTITAQPGTGTAERWLRATLGAAFALPLAPGAGDGGNTVELRIDASLEPEGYRLDVTPTRGVRITGGSAAGVFWGAQTLRQLLGPEAFRRAPVGTGAQPGIPFTEIEDGPRFAWRGLMLDVARHFTPKDGVLRMLDLLAAHKLNVFHFHLTDDQGWRVEIKRHPRLTEVGAWRARTKYGHRASELWDETPHGGFYTQDDIREIVAYAAERHIRVVPEIDIPGHSQAAISAYPELGNTDVVDTSALSVWDTWGVNPNVLAPTDTTLRFFEGVFEELLDLFPAETSPFIHVGGDECPKDQWRQSPAAQARIAALGLKDEDELQSWFIRHFDRWLADRGRRLIGWDEILEGGLAEGAAVTSWQGYAGGIAAAEAGHDVVMCPLQQVYLDYRQDGGPDEPMPIGYVRTLEDVYRFEPLPPSLSEEAAGHVLGTQANVWTEVMQNQDRVDYQVFPRLAAFAEVAWSRLPASGERDFADFERRMHTHYARLDALGVAYRPPTGPHPWQRRPGVLGRPIEGPPPTV from the coding sequence GTGCACGACCTGATTCCGGCGCCCGTACACCCCGGCGACCCAGGCAGGTGCGGATTCTTCCTGGACGCGGCCACCACCATCACCGCACAGCCCGGTACCGGTACCGCCGAACGCTGGCTCCGGGCCACCCTCGGTGCCGCGTTCGCCCTGCCGCTCGCCCCCGGCGCGGGCGACGGCGGGAACACCGTCGAACTGCGCATCGACGCCTCCCTGGAGCCCGAGGGCTACCGGCTGGACGTGACGCCCACCCGGGGTGTCCGGATCACCGGAGGGAGCGCGGCCGGGGTGTTCTGGGGTGCGCAGACCCTGCGTCAGCTCCTCGGCCCCGAGGCCTTCCGCCGCGCGCCCGTCGGCACCGGCGCTCAGCCGGGCATCCCGTTCACGGAGATCGAGGACGGCCCCCGCTTCGCCTGGCGCGGTCTGATGCTCGACGTGGCACGGCACTTCACGCCGAAGGACGGCGTGCTGCGCATGCTCGACCTGCTGGCCGCACACAAGCTGAACGTCTTCCACTTCCACCTCACCGACGACCAGGGCTGGCGCGTCGAGATCAAACGCCACCCCCGGCTCACGGAGGTCGGCGCGTGGCGCGCACGCACCAAATACGGCCACCGTGCCTCCGAACTCTGGGACGAGACACCGCACGGGGGCTTCTACACGCAGGACGACATCCGCGAAATCGTCGCGTACGCGGCCGAGCGGCATATCCGGGTGGTCCCCGAGATCGACATCCCGGGCCACTCGCAGGCGGCCATCAGCGCGTATCCGGAACTGGGCAACACCGACGTCGTCGACACCTCCGCGCTTTCCGTGTGGGACACCTGGGGCGTCAATCCGAACGTACTCGCCCCCACCGACACCACCCTGCGTTTCTTCGAGGGGGTCTTCGAGGAACTCCTCGACCTGTTCCCCGCCGAGACCTCGCCCTTCATCCACGTCGGGGGCGACGAGTGTCCCAAGGACCAGTGGAGGCAGTCGCCCGCCGCGCAGGCCCGGATCGCCGCTCTCGGCCTGAAGGACGAGGACGAGCTCCAGTCCTGGTTCATCCGGCACTTCGACCGGTGGCTCGCCGACCGCGGCCGCCGCCTCATCGGCTGGGACGAGATCCTGGAGGGCGGCCTCGCCGAGGGCGCGGCCGTGACGTCGTGGCAGGGGTACGCCGGCGGGATCGCCGCGGCCGAGGCCGGGCACGACGTCGTGATGTGCCCCCTGCAACAGGTGTACCTGGACTACCGCCAGGACGGCGGCCCCGACGAGCCGATGCCCATCGGCTACGTCCGCACCCTGGAGGATGTCTACCGCTTCGAGCCCCTGCCCCCGAGCCTCTCCGAGGAGGCCGCCGGACACGTGCTGGGCACCCAGGCCAACGTCTGGACCGAGGTCATGCAGAACCAGGACCGCGTCGACTACCAGGTGTTCCCCAGGCTCGCCGCCTTCGCCGAGGTCGCCTGGTCACGGCTCCCGGCCTCCGGGGAGCGGGACTTCGCCGATTTCGAGCGGAGGATGCACACCCACTACGCCCGGCTCGACGCCCTGGGCGTCGCCTACCGGCCGCCCACGGGCCCGCACCCGTGGCAACGCCGGCCCGGCGTCCTGGGTCGCCCGATCGAGGGACCTCCCCCGACCGTGTGA
- a CDS encoding NAD-dependent malic enzyme has protein sequence MATAPSVSYSMTVRLEVPASGTAVSQLTTAVESSGGSVTGLDVTASGHEKLRIDVTIAASSTSHADEIVEGLRDIEGVVLGKVSDRTFLMHLGGKIEMASKHPIRNRDDLSMIYTPGVARVCMAIAENPEDARRLTIKRNSVAVVTDGSAVLGLGNIGPMASLPVMEGKAALFKRFAGIDAWPICLDTQDTDAIVEIVKAIAPGFAGINLEDISAPRCFEIEARLREALDIPVFHDDQHGTAIVVLAALTNALRVVGKGIGDVRVVMSGAGAAGTAILKLLIAAGVKHAVVADIHGVVHAGREDLVDATPDSPLRWIADNTNPEGYTGTLKEAVVGSDVFIGVSAPNVLDGADVAAMAEGAIVFALANPDPEVDPAIARETAAVVATGRSDFPNQINNVLVFPGVFRGLLDAQSRTVNTEMMLAAARALADVVAEDEVNANYIIPSVFNDKVAGAVAGAVREAAKAAGVAEAAGDPA, from the coding sequence ATGGCAACGGCGCCCAGCGTCTCGTACTCGATGACGGTCAGGCTGGAGGTGCCCGCGAGCGGCACAGCGGTCTCCCAGCTCACCACGGCCGTGGAGTCCTCCGGAGGCTCGGTCACCGGCCTCGACGTGACCGCTTCCGGCCACGAGAAGCTGCGGATCGACGTCACGATCGCGGCTTCCTCCACCTCGCACGCGGACGAGATCGTCGAAGGACTGCGCGACATCGAGGGCGTCGTCCTCGGCAAGGTCTCCGACCGTACGTTCCTGATGCACCTCGGCGGCAAGATCGAGATGGCGTCCAAGCACCCCATCCGCAACCGTGACGACCTCTCGATGATCTACACCCCCGGTGTGGCGCGGGTCTGCATGGCGATCGCCGAGAACCCCGAGGACGCCCGCCGTCTGACCATCAAGCGGAACTCCGTCGCGGTGGTCACGGACGGCTCGGCCGTGCTCGGCCTCGGCAACATCGGCCCGATGGCCTCGCTCCCCGTGATGGAGGGCAAGGCGGCCCTCTTCAAGCGCTTCGCCGGCATCGACGCCTGGCCGATCTGCCTGGACACCCAGGACACCGACGCCATCGTCGAGATCGTCAAGGCGATCGCCCCGGGCTTCGCGGGCATCAACCTGGAGGACATCTCCGCCCCCCGCTGCTTCGAGATCGAGGCACGGCTGCGCGAGGCCCTGGACATCCCCGTCTTCCACGACGACCAGCACGGCACCGCGATCGTCGTCCTGGCCGCGCTGACCAACGCGCTGCGCGTGGTGGGCAAGGGGATCGGTGACGTACGGGTCGTCATGTCCGGTGCCGGGGCCGCCGGTACGGCCATCCTGAAGCTGCTCATCGCCGCGGGCGTCAAGCACGCGGTCGTCGCCGACATCCACGGTGTGGTGCACGCCGGCCGCGAGGACCTGGTGGACGCCACCCCGGACTCCCCGCTGCGCTGGATCGCCGACAACACCAACCCCGAGGGCTACACCGGCACCCTCAAGGAGGCCGTCGTCGGCTCCGACGTCTTCATCGGTGTCTCCGCCCCCAACGTCCTGGACGGCGCCGACGTGGCGGCCATGGCGGAGGGCGCCATCGTGTTCGCTCTCGCGAACCCGGACCCCGAGGTCGACCCGGCGATCGCCCGCGAGACGGCGGCCGTCGTCGCCACCGGGCGCTCCGACTTCCCGAACCAGATCAACAACGTCCTGGTCTTCCCGGGCGTCTTCCGCGGCCTGCTCGACGCCCAGTCGCGCACCGTCAACACGGAGATGATGCTCGCCGCCGCGCGCGCCCTCGCCGACGTCGTCGCGGAGGACGAGGTGAACGCGAACTACATCATCCCGTCGGTCTTCAACGACAAGGTCGCGGGTGCCGTCGCGGGCGCCGTCCGGGAGGCCGCGAAGGCGGCCGGGGTGGCCGAGGCCGCGGGCGACCCGGCGTAG
- a CDS encoding carbohydrate ABC transporter permease has protein sequence MSTRTLLRVRRPGRLAAEAAALLIAVVVAFPLYWMVLSAFKPAGEIQSTEARPWTLAPSLDSFRRVFEQQEFGRYFLNSLIVAGTVVIASALIAFLAATAVTRFRFRFRTTLLIMFLVAQMVPVEALTIPLFFLMRDFGQLNTLGSLILPHLAFSLPFAIWMLRGFVKAVPEALEEAAYIDGASRARFLWQILFPLVLPGLVATSVFSFISTWNDFLFAKSFLISDTSQSTLPMALLVFFKPDENDWGGIMAASTVMTVPVLVFFVLVQRRLVSGLGGAVKD, from the coding sequence GTGAGCACACGCACGCTCCTGCGCGTCCGCCGGCCCGGGAGGCTGGCGGCGGAGGCCGCGGCCCTGCTGATCGCCGTCGTCGTGGCCTTCCCGCTGTACTGGATGGTGCTCTCCGCCTTCAAGCCCGCGGGGGAGATCCAGTCCACCGAGGCGCGCCCCTGGACCCTGGCGCCGTCCCTCGACTCGTTCCGGCGCGTCTTCGAACAGCAGGAATTCGGCCGTTACTTCCTGAACAGCCTGATCGTCGCCGGCACCGTCGTCATCGCCTCCGCGCTGATCGCCTTCCTCGCCGCGACGGCCGTGACCCGGTTCCGCTTCCGGTTCCGCACGACGCTCCTGATCATGTTCCTCGTGGCGCAGATGGTGCCGGTCGAGGCGCTGACCATTCCGCTGTTCTTCCTGATGCGGGACTTCGGTCAGCTGAACACCCTCGGATCGCTGATCCTGCCGCACCTCGCCTTCTCGCTGCCGTTCGCGATCTGGATGCTGCGCGGTTTCGTCAAGGCCGTCCCGGAGGCGCTGGAGGAGGCCGCCTACATCGACGGTGCGAGCCGTGCGCGTTTCCTGTGGCAGATCCTTTTCCCGCTCGTCCTCCCCGGCCTCGTGGCGACCAGCGTCTTCTCCTTCATATCGACCTGGAACGACTTCCTCTTCGCGAAATCGTTCCTCATCAGCGACACCTCCCAGTCGACGCTCCCCATGGCGCTGCTGGTCTTCTTCAAACCCGACGAGAACGACTGGGGAGGGATCATGGCGGCCTCGACGGTGATGACCGTCCCCGTCCTGGTCTTCTTCGTCCTCGTACAGCGACGCCTGGTCTCCGGACTCGGCGGAGCGGTTAAGGACTGA
- a CDS encoding extracellular solute-binding protein: MKLSARIAAPAAALVLAGLTATACAPQTSDTSAEGDKKSGTLRVWLFQEVGNKPKEKVVDAAVVDFEKAHEGAEVEVEYIPVDTRAQRIKAAFNDPKSAPDLIEYGNTDTAGYVKDGGLADISKEFAAWDEAKDTDPTAKQSVTVDGQVYGAPLFVGVRALYYRTDVFEDLGIEPPKSQDELISTAKKIHREKPDLYGLAVGGAYTYGAMPFIWAHGGELADETGVTYASAVNSEKARKGIEAYTSLFGDDNCPAAKCAAMGGNATVTAFASGKAAMAIGGDFSHAAVEAGKVKGKYAVVPLPGVEKDSIAPAFAGGNNIGVLKSSAHRTLAVDLMKSLTGKKTQAKMFDAMGWLPTYTDVLDGAAEKEPFIGPFVDTLGAGAKFVPASPAWGQIDASLVLPTMFQEIVSGRKDVAAASDDAAKKMDAAFAEAG; this comes from the coding sequence ATGAAGCTTTCTGCCCGAATTGCCGCTCCGGCTGCGGCCCTTGTGCTGGCCGGCCTCACCGCCACCGCCTGCGCGCCGCAGACCTCCGACACCAGCGCCGAGGGCGACAAGAAGAGCGGCACGCTCCGCGTCTGGCTCTTCCAGGAGGTCGGCAACAAGCCCAAGGAGAAGGTCGTCGACGCCGCCGTCGTCGACTTCGAGAAGGCCCACGAAGGGGCCGAGGTCGAGGTCGAGTACATACCCGTCGACACCCGGGCCCAGCGCATCAAGGCCGCCTTCAACGACCCGAAGAGCGCCCCCGACCTCATCGAGTACGGCAACACCGACACCGCCGGATACGTGAAGGACGGCGGGCTGGCCGACATCAGCAAGGAGTTCGCGGCCTGGGACGAGGCCAAGGACACCGACCCGACCGCCAAGCAGTCCGTGACGGTGGACGGCCAGGTCTACGGGGCACCGCTCTTCGTCGGCGTACGGGCGCTGTACTACCGGACCGACGTCTTCGAGGACCTCGGCATCGAGCCCCCGAAGAGCCAGGACGAGCTGATCTCCACCGCGAAGAAGATCCACCGGGAGAAGCCGGACCTCTACGGCCTCGCGGTCGGCGGCGCGTACACCTACGGCGCGATGCCCTTCATCTGGGCGCACGGCGGTGAACTGGCCGACGAGACCGGGGTGACCTACGCGTCGGCCGTCAACAGCGAGAAGGCGCGCAAGGGCATCGAGGCCTACACCTCGCTCTTCGGCGACGACAACTGCCCCGCCGCCAAGTGCGCGGCCATGGGCGGCAACGCGACCGTCACCGCCTTCGCGTCCGGCAAGGCGGCCATGGCGATCGGCGGCGACTTCAGCCACGCCGCCGTCGAAGCGGGCAAGGTGAAGGGCAAGTACGCCGTCGTGCCGCTGCCCGGGGTGGAGAAGGACTCGATCGCCCCGGCCTTCGCCGGCGGCAACAACATCGGCGTCCTCAAGAGCAGTGCGCACCGCACCCTCGCCGTCGACCTGATGAAGTCGCTGACCGGCAAGAAGACCCAGGCGAAGATGTTCGACGCGATGGGCTGGCTGCCGACGTACACGGACGTGCTGGACGGCGCCGCGGAGAAGGAGCCCTTCATCGGCCCCTTCGTCGACACGCTCGGCGCGGGCGCCAAGTTCGTCCCGGCCTCCCCGGCCTGGGGTCAGATCGACGCCTCGCTGGTCCTGCCGACCATGTTCCAGGAGATCGTCAGCGGCCGTAAGGACGTGGCCGCCGCCTCGGACGACGCGGCGAAGAAGATGGACGCGGCGTTCGCCGAAGCGGGCTGA
- a CDS encoding YqgE/AlgH family protein yields the protein MTEVSSLTGRLLVAAPTLADPNFDRAVVLLLDHDEEGSLGVVLNRPTPVGVGDILASWAGLTGEPDVVFRGGPVSLDSALGVAVIPGDEGPLGWRRVHGAIGLVDLETPPELLAAALGSLRIFAGYAGWGPGQLETELTDGAWYVVESEPGDVSSPRPENLWRAVLRRQRSELAMIATYPDDPSLN from the coding sequence ATGACGGAGGTGTCCTCGCTCACAGGACGGCTGCTCGTGGCCGCGCCCACCCTTGCGGACCCGAATTTCGACCGTGCGGTGGTGCTGCTCCTCGACCATGACGAGGAGGGCTCGCTCGGCGTGGTCCTGAACCGCCCGACCCCGGTCGGCGTCGGGGACATCCTGGCGTCCTGGGCCGGTCTGACCGGTGAGCCGGACGTGGTCTTCCGGGGCGGTCCGGTTTCTCTGGACTCGGCGCTGGGTGTGGCCGTGATCCCCGGGGACGAGGGGCCCCTGGGCTGGCGCCGGGTGCACGGCGCGATCGGCCTGGTCGACCTGGAGACCCCGCCGGAACTGCTCGCCGCGGCGCTCGGTTCGCTGCGGATCTTCGCCGGATACGCGGGCTGGGGGCCCGGCCAACTGGAGACGGAGCTGACCGACGGCGCGTGGTACGTGGTCGAGTCGGAGCCCGGCGACGTCTCGTCGCCCCGCCCGGAGAACCTCTGGCGTGCGGTTCTGCGGCGGCAGCGCAGTGAGCTGGCGATGATCGCGACGTATCCGGACGACCCTTCGCTGAACTGA
- a CDS encoding DUF3039 domain-containing protein codes for MSTLEPERGAGTGTLVEPAPQVSNGDGDHERYAHYVQKDKIMASALEGTPVVALCGKVWVPGRDPKKYPVCPMCKEIYESMGAGGDKDKGKGGKDGGKK; via the coding sequence ATGAGCACTCTTGAGCCCGAGCGCGGGGCAGGTACGGGGACCCTCGTGGAGCCGGCGCCGCAGGTGTCGAACGGCGACGGCGACCACGAGCGCTACGCCCATTACGTCCAGAAGGACAAGATCATGGCGAGCGCCCTGGAGGGCACTCCCGTGGTGGCGCTGTGCGGCAAGGTCTGGGTCCCGGGGCGCGACCCCAAGAAGTATCCGGTCTGCCCCATGTGCAAGGAGATCTACGAGTCCATGGGCGCCGGCGGCGACAAGGACAAGGGCAAGGGCGGCAAGGACGGCGGCAAGAAGTAG
- the murA gene encoding UDP-N-acetylglucosamine 1-carboxyvinyltransferase — MTGTDDVLLVHGGTPLEGEIRVRGAKNLVPKAMVAALLGSGPSRLRNVPDIRDVRVVRGLLQLHGVTVRPGDEPGELILDPSHVESANVADIDAHAGSSRIPILFCGPLLHRLGHAFIPGLGGCDIGGRPIDFHFEVLRQFGATIEKRADGQYLEAPQRLRGTKIRLPYPSVGSTEQVLLTAVLAEGVTELSNAAVEPEIEDLICVLQKMGAIISMDTDRTIRITGVDRLDGYTHRAIPDRLEAASWASAALATEGNIYVRGAQQRSMMTFLNTFRRVGGAFEIDDEGIRFWHPGGALNAIALETDVHPGFQTDWQQPLVVALTQAAGLSIVHETVYESRLGFTSALNQMGAHIQLYRECLGGSDCRFGQRNFLHSAVVSGPTKLQGADLVIPDLRGGFSYLIAALAAQGTSRVHGIDLINRGYENFMDKLEKLGAKVELPGGSLV, encoded by the coding sequence ATGACCGGCACAGACGATGTCCTGCTTGTCCACGGCGGCACCCCGCTGGAGGGCGAGATCCGCGTCCGAGGCGCCAAGAACCTGGTGCCGAAGGCAATGGTCGCCGCGCTGCTCGGCAGCGGGCCCAGTCGGCTCCGCAACGTGCCCGACATCCGCGATGTGCGGGTGGTCCGGGGGCTGCTGCAGCTGCACGGCGTGACCGTACGCCCCGGTGACGAGCCGGGCGAACTCATCCTCGACCCGTCGCACGTCGAGAGCGCGAACGTCGCCGACATCGACGCCCACGCGGGCTCGTCGCGCATCCCGATCCTCTTCTGCGGCCCGCTGCTGCACCGGCTGGGCCACGCCTTCATCCCGGGTCTCGGCGGCTGCGACATCGGCGGCCGGCCGATCGACTTCCACTTCGAGGTGCTCCGCCAGTTCGGCGCGACCATCGAGAAGCGGGCGGACGGCCAGTACCTGGAGGCCCCGCAGCGGCTGCGGGGCACGAAGATCCGGCTGCCGTACCCGTCGGTGGGCTCCACCGAGCAGGTGCTGCTGACCGCCGTCCTCGCCGAGGGCGTCACCGAGCTGTCCAACGCGGCCGTCGAGCCGGAGATCGAGGACCTCATCTGCGTACTGCAGAAGATGGGCGCGATCATCTCCATGGACACCGACCGGACCATCCGGATCACGGGTGTCGACAGGCTCGACGGTTACACCCACCGGGCGATCCCGGACCGCCTGGAGGCCGCCTCCTGGGCGTCCGCCGCGCTGGCGACCGAGGGCAACATCTACGTGCGCGGCGCCCAGCAGCGCTCGATGATGACGTTCCTCAACACCTTCCGCCGTGTCGGAGGCGCCTTCGAGATCGACGACGAGGGCATCCGCTTCTGGCACCCGGGCGGCGCGCTGAACGCCATCGCCCTGGAGACGGACGTGCACCCCGGTTTCCAGACCGACTGGCAGCAGCCGCTCGTGGTGGCCCTGACCCAGGCCGCCGGCCTCTCGATCGTCCACGAGACGGTCTACGAGTCCCGGCTCGGCTTCACCTCGGCGCTGAACCAGATGGGTGCGCACATCCAGCTCTACCGCGAGTGCCTCGGCGGCTCCGACTGCCGCTTCGGGCAGCGGAACTTCCTGCACTCGGCGGTCGTGTCCGGGCCGACGAAGCTCCAGGGCGCGGATCTGGTCATCCCCGACCTGCGCGGCGGGTTCTCGTACCTGATCGCCGCGCTGGCGGCCCAGGGCACGTCCCGGGTGCACGGCATCGACCTGATCAACCGTGGCTACGAGAACTTCATGGACAAGCTGGAGAAGCTCGGCGCCAAGGTCGAGCTGCCGGGCGGCTCACTCGTCTGA
- a CDS encoding FAD binding domain-containing protein: protein MTTHAPQAMQSVTLPASLDEAVAALGAMPAAVPVAGGTDLMAAVNKGLLRPAGLVGLGRISELRGWHYQDGHALLGAGLTHARMGRPDFAALIPALAASARAAGPPQIRNAGTLGGNIATAAPTGDALPVLAALEAELVIAGSGGSRREIPVSHLLAGREMLEPAELIGFVRVPLLHAPQVFLKATGRTGPGRATASVAIVLDPARRGVRCAVGAIAPMPLRPLEAERWIASLIDWDGERGLAPDALAAFGEYVAAACIPDQAPPDDGGEAPPLSPAVLHLRRTVAALARRALGRALS, encoded by the coding sequence TTGACCACGCACGCACCGCAGGCGATGCAGTCGGTGACGCTGCCGGCCTCGCTCGACGAGGCCGTGGCGGCTCTCGGCGCCATGCCCGCAGCCGTTCCTGTGGCCGGCGGCACCGACCTCATGGCGGCCGTCAACAAGGGCCTGCTACGGCCCGCGGGGCTGGTCGGCCTCGGCCGGATCAGCGAGCTGCGCGGCTGGCACTACCAGGACGGCCACGCCCTGCTCGGCGCCGGTCTCACCCACGCGCGCATGGGCCGGCCCGACTTCGCCGCGCTCATCCCGGCGCTCGCCGCCTCCGCGCGCGCCGCGGGCCCGCCCCAGATCCGTAACGCCGGGACGCTCGGCGGCAACATCGCCACCGCCGCTCCGACCGGCGACGCCCTGCCGGTCCTGGCCGCGCTGGAGGCCGAGCTGGTCATCGCCGGCAGTGGGGGCTCCCGCCGTGAGATCCCGGTGTCGCACCTGCTGGCGGGCCGCGAGATGCTCGAGCCCGCCGAGCTGATCGGCTTCGTCCGCGTACCGCTGCTGCACGCCCCCCAGGTCTTCCTCAAGGCGACCGGGCGCACCGGCCCCGGCCGCGCCACCGCCTCCGTCGCGATCGTCCTGGACCCGGCCCGGCGCGGCGTGCGCTGCGCGGTCGGCGCGATCGCCCCGATGCCGCTGCGGCCCCTGGAGGCCGAACGCTGGATCGCCTCCCTGATCGACTGGGACGGCGAACGGGGCCTGGCCCCCGACGCGCTGGCCGCCTTCGGCGAGTACGTCGCGGCCGCCTGCATCCCGGACCAGGCGCCACCGGACGACGGGGGAGAGGCACCTCCGCTGTCGCCCGCGGTCCTGCACCTGCGGCGTACGGTCGCCGCGCTCGCCCGACGCGCGCTGGGGAGGGCACTGTCGTGA
- a CDS encoding HU family DNA-binding protein, giving the protein MNRSELVAALADRAEVTRKDADAVLAALAETVGEIVAKGDEKVTIPGFLTFERTHRAARTARNPQTGDPINIPAGYSVKVSAGSKLKEAAKGK; this is encoded by the coding sequence ATGAACCGCAGTGAGCTGGTGGCCGCCCTGGCCGACCGTGCCGAGGTGACCCGCAAGGACGCCGACGCCGTTCTGGCCGCCCTCGCCGAGACCGTCGGCGAGATCGTCGCCAAGGGCGACGAGAAGGTCACCATCCCCGGCTTCCTGACCTTCGAGCGCACCCACCGTGCCGCTCGCACCGCTCGTAACCCGCAGACCGGCGACCCGATCAACATCCCGGCCGGCTACAGCGTGAAGGTCTCCGCGGGCTCGAAGCTCAAGGAAGCCGCCAAGGGCAAGTAA
- a CDS encoding carbohydrate ABC transporter permease — protein MTADTTLHKAPGRAGASGAPARAPRRRPASPARRSGWTPWLYLLPALVLLGGLLVYPIYQLGLISFLEYTQAQVSGGEPTTFQGFGNYATLFGDSQFWQVLLATVLFATACVVTTLFVGCALAVLLTRIRAVPRLALMMAALGAWATPAITGSTVWVFLFDPDFGPVNRVLGLGDFSWTYGRYSAFALVLLEVLWCSFPFVMVTVYAGIRAIPAEVLEAASLDGASQWRIWRSVMAPMLRPILIVVTIQSVIWDFKVFTQIYVMTNGGGIAGQNLVLNVYAYQKAFASSQYSLGSAIGVVMLVILLAVTLVYLRLVRRQGEEL, from the coding sequence ATGACGGCGGACACGACCCTCCACAAGGCCCCCGGAAGAGCCGGGGCGAGCGGGGCACCGGCCCGCGCGCCCCGGCGCCGCCCCGCGTCACCCGCGCGGCGCTCCGGCTGGACGCCCTGGCTCTACCTGTTGCCCGCGCTCGTCCTGCTCGGCGGGCTCCTCGTCTACCCGATCTACCAACTGGGCCTGATCTCCTTCCTGGAGTACACCCAGGCCCAGGTCAGCGGCGGCGAACCGACCACCTTCCAGGGCTTCGGCAACTACGCCACGCTCTTCGGCGACAGCCAGTTCTGGCAGGTGCTCCTCGCGACCGTGCTCTTCGCTACGGCCTGCGTGGTCACCACCCTGTTCGTCGGCTGCGCCCTGGCGGTCCTGCTGACCCGGATCCGCGCCGTGCCCCGGCTCGCGCTGATGATGGCCGCGCTCGGAGCCTGGGCGACACCGGCGATCACCGGCTCGACCGTCTGGGTGTTCCTCTTCGACCCGGACTTCGGCCCGGTCAACAGGGTGCTGGGGCTCGGCGACTTCTCCTGGACGTACGGCCGCTACAGCGCCTTCGCCCTGGTGCTCCTCGAAGTGCTCTGGTGCTCGTTCCCGTTCGTGATGGTGACCGTGTACGCGGGCATCCGCGCGATCCCCGCCGAGGTGCTGGAAGCGGCCTCGCTGGACGGCGCCTCGCAGTGGCGGATCTGGCGGTCGGTCATGGCACCGATGCTGCGGCCGATCCTGATCGTCGTCACCATCCAGTCGGTCATCTGGGACTTCAAGGTCTTCACGCAGATCTACGTCATGACCAACGGGGGCGGCATCGCCGGCCAGAACCTGGTGCTCAACGTGTACGCGTACCAGAAGGCGTTCGCCTCCTCGCAGTACAGCCTCGGATCGGCGATCGGCGTCGTGATGCTCGTGATCCTGCTGGCCGTCACGCTCGTCTATCTGCGCCTGGTGCGGCGCCAGGGGGAGGAACTGTGA